The Manduca sexta isolate Smith_Timp_Sample1 chromosome 24, JHU_Msex_v1.0, whole genome shotgun sequence nucleotide sequence taacaattctaattttattcatagaaatatattaaagtaatactaCTATTAggttaagtataataatcattactattttacgtATCGGGAATATtattggaaaacagttatcttttactcgcgGTATTTttaacgtgtggtttatgcatttcttctcaaaatgtaaagaacgaatatatgtatttggtgtaggattccaatcacgtcgcccaatattcCCAATCCATTATGCcctggtttttaatttttttggtaatctaaaaaagtaatctaatttcacttagtttgtcgttctggataatacaatattgatgggTGCTCTAACACTCTTTCAAAgataaaaaccgtaactgataaacggacgtctgttaaaatatcgatatcaataatttctaaacaaatccacccatccctaagctcgtgtgtaaacaaacataatgattttaatgtgtataaatcactgctaaaagggtccaaagcttaacaaaccagatccacatatcattttaattgataaaaacaaatccaaaaagtaaatatacaaattaacgtttgaaaagatatttcggggtttttcttgcgtgaattcgatttgcatcctttcacacagcactgagtcattttcgaaacttaacaaatacactaattaacacactgaacaattgagaatatgattatattactttaaattcaatatttatgaagaatttTTTACATCGtttgacactacatgtacttggtgactgggctgcaataaatggcgtcTTCTGCCGCAAGACGGTCCCAGCGTGTTGatgtaaacgaaatagtgccatattcgaagaaagcaattattattgtcttttttgttgcgttccaaataagctttgagtaaaagaaatagaaatatatttacaattctgcgtcgatttccctaacataaatataacttatatatacatatatatatatatatatatatatatatatatatatatatatatatatatatatatatatatatatacatatatatatatataagttatatttatgttagggaaatcgactatatattcatatagctaacttttgaggcctgtcctctttatatttagtcattggtgtAGATGTTCTTAAAATAGACTAAGTAATActtatactacgtaagaagaaacattaataatattttaaattatgattttatttgatgattgaatgctaattcatcatcatcatcagcccgttgcagtccactgctggacataggccttaCCCAAGGTATGCCACAGAACCtcgtctgctgctttatgcatccagtctttgccggccctcttgtgtaagtcatcccgccatctggccagaggtcgtcccacgctacgtttgccaagacgcggtctccactccagaacacgtTTACTCCAGCGGTTACCAGTTCTGCGACATATGTGGCCAGCCCATTGCCATTTGAATGCTAATTAAGCTTCTTAGTCAACATAAGTACCCGAAGCTATTTTAGATTCGTGTCTTTAatccaaattataaataaaaccataatttatacttatttaagatTTGTGGATAGCAATTTTTATCGACATCATATTGTCGATCGAATAAGGAAGagcagagaccaataaactagaagGAAGAGCCCTAGGGAGGAGCATAtatatagtaagttggcagccttgcgtcATCTTTATGCGTAAAGttggtataaaattttacctaaACTAACCTCATATATGTGTGAAGAAGCtcaaaatacatatacatagtACAAAGTGCCGCCTCTTCGTAggtagtatattatttactctATGGTTTACTTTTCTTATAAAAtccaaagagaatacaaatactacgtaagaatAAAATCTACGGTGTCAGCAAAATCGTAGGTGGGAAAACTGGTTAAAATTCAAATGCAAAAACTTACCTTTCCGtaatccataatattataatctcgtgaaaatattattgttttgttattataatgctCTTTGCTTTGGCCCAAAActgaaaatctttataatatttagaaataatacttaagttttattttccttctttttatttatttatgaataatccaaataataattcaattcgTGAACAGTgtgttgtaattatttaaatcaatggAAGCTGAacttgaacaaattcaaaatgtcGTTGAAAATGCTACAGCTATTGAAAACAAATATCCAATGTTGGCGTATGAGAAGCAGATATTTGTAGATTCGTTTGAGAAAGATGCATTAGTTATAATGGCCAAGTAAGTTATTGTGTTCTTACTTTATATGATTTTCACAATGATTTGCAACTATGTTTAGGTCCCCCTGAGGCCATTCTTATGCGCTCGCTGTCTACACCGAATGCACGTACACGCACGGAGGGACACTTGTCGTggccctagacacacagttaagtgtgtatacttcatgtttgccaattcacattgaggcctatacaGGCGCgcgaacagttcctagccttcccccctcctcccatcctaagaggtctCCTTGTCCTTCCCCCACAATTCCTTCCCAACTGTCTTCCCCTGCCTtcgctaagccaggggattccagtatcccatttgtGTGTTTCCCCTAGTATTGACTGCAGGGTGACTGActgacacaaataaaaatatatatgtttaggTAGCAGTAACAAACATTGGCTAGATATTTCTACACCATTGCGTTCTGATATGCTATATTGCAAACATACATAAGTTAAATATAAGTACTTGTATGTTAGAATCCCAGCTGTTTTATACAATTGTAATTCCAGGGGACTTAATTATAACATCATAGTAGCTAATCTACTGTGGGTATACAATAATCCTTCCAATTTGGTTCTTGTACTGAACAGTAGTGATtacgaagaaaaatattttatgaacttgTTTAATGTATCAACCTTACCAACTATTGGAGCGGACAGGTAACTAATCTTGtgatataaatcattaaatcatttttaaatatttaaagttagtttgactataaaaatattagctttgTGTAGGTACTcataatcttttaaaatattatatggtaactaatataaaaattcctTTGTATGTCATGCCTACAAATATTACTATCCtgaaaatcattatattgtattaatactATGAGATTCAATAAAcatgtatgaatattttttacagtatcCACCCATTTAATAATTTGCACTGCTCGGATATATTTCAGAGAAAAGGCATATTTGGAAGGTGGTATCCAATTAGTATCTACTCGTATTTTGGTAGTGGATCTGCTGAAAAATAGAGTTCCTGTGTCCCACATAACAGGGATTATAGTGCTACGAGCACATACTGTTCTAGAATCATGTCAAGAGGCCTTTGCTTTGAGATTGTATAGACAAAACAACAAGGTAATAAAAACAggtactatttttaataattgtttttattatgaggTATTGTCgcatagatttatatttattcccataataataaatatagataactataaaatttattaatttgaaacttttcccaaaaaatatacttccaacctatttgttatattatagcAGTCAAAACTTATTGAGTATTAAGTACAAAATCTTGTTTCAGACCGGGTTCATCAAAGCATTTTCAAATTCACCTATATCCTTTACCTTTGGTTACCATCAAGTTGAAAAGGTTATGAGAGCATTATTTGTAACTGAATTGTTTTTATGGCCAAGGTAATATTCTTTTAATCTCAAATAGTATATAGTTTAGTATCCCCCAATTTAGGGATCAACTACTTGTAAAATTTCTGATTAATatcatgaatattatttttcagattccatggtactattataaaaaatctcaaaGGAAAACAGGCACAAGTGGTGGAGTTGAATGTGCCGTTGTCAACAAACATGAGCCACATACAGAGCTGCCTCTTAGACATTATGAACTATACTGTCAAACAGTTGAAAAGCATCAACAGGACATTGGACATGCAGGTATTCTCACTTAAATTCCTCCATTAGTGGAAGGTACTTTAAACTGTGAAAGCTTTGGTATCCTagaattatattctaaaatgtatGCCTGGTATAGCTTACCTATGCTacttacatttgatattattaagGACTTTATTAAATGGAATATTAGAAAGTCTACTTTTGCGATTTATATCAATTTAAGATCGAAACGAAAATTTGTTTACTAATGCCTAAACTATACcatatgtatgtgtatatatatttatagaagtgTGTTATTTTTTAGGAAATAACAACTGAAAATTGTTTAACAAAGAAATTTCACAAGATACTACAATCACAGCTGGATTGTGTATGGCATCAGCTAAGTACAAGAACAAAAGAATACATACAAGATCTAAAAGTGCTTAGAAGTATGATAATGTAAGTATATCTCCTCTTATGTAATACCAGCTTTGACtccttatataaaacaattaaaatactttatttatcacgtaagcaaacaaagttgcacttataacacgtcaaaataatgtataggaataatattattatttctaaataacaattaaaatgacataattatacacattttaaattagggatataatttataaggaataacaAGGACCAAaccaaagtagccagctcgggcttaaagatttttcgggataaaagactcgttatatattttaccgggatagaAATAGGTTATGtgcttcccagggtctcaaactatctccataacaaaatTCATTGGAAtccattgggtagtttttgagagCGTTCAGCAGCCAGACTGTAGCATGCTCTGGAGGCtctgtagataatatatttttagcattttttaaaACGAACAATTGCGTCATCCATTATTGTTACGTAAATTTAATcgtttacacagcgcacgcaacggaagccctTAAACGGAATATATTTcccctgtttttgcaacatttgtcATTGATCTCTggtcctattgatcatagcgtaaACCagtgatgattttatattaactcATTTCAGAAACCTGATTCATGACGATGCTGTATCATTTTATGCTTTGGTCAGTAAATATAGAACTCCAGAATATGCAAAAGTTAATTCTGGATGGATTCTGCTCGAGTCAGCGGAACAATTATTTCGTCTTACTAGGGGGAGAGTGTTTAATCAGAAAAATGGTAATTTTGACTTATGTTTAttcaaggattttttttttctacttcaTAAAAGGCAAATATTACGTGTCTTTTAGTTGAATTATTTACCAACAATACACTGttgcaacatatttttttttttcaaataataatatttttgtgatttttttttgcggATATGCTATCTTCTCTACCATCTATTAATTACCTACTACCTACTATTAATtatccccgtgaccatgaagactgcaaagtcttcgaaacgtcgggagaaaatattaaataataatataagaaaccgcgataaaatccgtaaaatagttttatttcaattacctACTCGTTATATTCTGCAAATGACTTATTTACTTAACAACAACTTATTGACGATGTAAATAATAGCATATTTTCAATGTAGAATTCGATCCGGAACCATCGCCCAAGTGGAAATGTCTCAGTGATTTACTAGTGCAGGAAATTCCAGAagaagtaaaaaagaaaaaggatGGCAATATAAGTACCACAAACATTCTAATTCTTTGTCAAGATAATCGAACGTGCAGTCAATTAAATCACTATCTTACTATGGGCGCAAGTAAATATCTGTTCTATACCGCTCTAAGAAGagacataattataaagaatttggCATCAAAATATAAAGACTTACAAGACACTATACCAAGTGGGGAggttaaaaaagaaagaaatgtgCAAACTTCGGTTAAAACTGAGAGCAATGAGTTGGAAGACAATGAGGATGAATTAAATATGGACGATATTAATAAACCAAATTACGTGTTGACACTCACTCAAGTAGCAACACAAGGTGATGTTAAAAAGGAACTGGATGACAGCTTATTTGAGCCTATTACCCAGGTTATATTACTATTACTTTAATACATTTACTACATACAAGCCCAAGACGATTGTGACTATTTGTTCATAGCATGATTTTGGAtacttaatgtatttttttttataggagtAATAGCCGCGTTTAGTCTAACAGTCCCATAAGATGATATAAATCTGGCTATTCGTCGTAAAGCGAAATCTTGGAACTCATACACTccacaagaccgcagttccgtaCTCGTCGCGTTCCCCGTCCCCCCTACCCTTCTAATAATTCCGGTCCGCGTGCCGACGAATACGATAATAATGGTTAAGTTGTTAGTTCGTAATGACTAAGCACATCCATAATAATCGATGATGACATATCCTTTCCCAGtcaccgtcctgagccgaggtccgtACCTCCTTAGTAAGTTGccttcagcatggtcgcttaattttcaagtgCTAGCACCTAAAGTGCTCACCCGAAAGTCTGGTGTGTTCGTATTGGCCGACTCTTGCCAGGCTGACAATGGTTTAGtcaagttaaaaaaaagaagtattttgaataatttcatcACCCTGTCAACACCCCCGTCGCTTACCGTGTGTTTACATTACTATGTCAGAAAATTCCACAAAAAtgccataataattatataaataattgtctaACGAACGATGCTTGAATAAAAACCtaataatggatttttatatcttgaccaggaaaataaaaaacatattatgctTTTTcgttataaagttaaaattgtcGGTATAATTGTGGAATTCGAGGTAATCGGGAAATAATATtcagagtttgtttatttgaaatgcgTTTATTGACAAACTGAcattttctaaaaacaaaacattatctaATGGAAAACCTACCAGCCAGTACTACTACAAGAACAAgttagttacatattttaccGCAACATGGAAAGGTTCTTTACTTTCCAGCTCAGGtttgatgataaatatattttttatacagccACAACAGAagcttaataaataatttcaaatcttTTATACTTTTCTGTCCTTATAAACAATCATGTTTTCTTCACgacaataaataagttatgaacttgtttaattacttttgtgcctgacatatttttataatattaaaacagttCTCTCTTCTTATAGTTAGATAATCTAGATATTACACAAATCGGAGCGGAGAAGCCAGTTATATTTATCCAAACATTCAAGGAAAATGGTGACCAGTATTCTCTTGAACGAACATTGGAAACACTTCGTCCCgcttacattatattataccaTTGCGACGTGGCAGCTGTGAGGCAGATTGAATTGTACGAATGTAGGAAAAAACAAGACGACCCAAGTACgaaagtgtattttttaattcatgacAGGACTGTGGAAGAGCAAGCGTATCTAACATCATTGAAGAGAGAAAAGCAagcatttgagatgttgatacaAACGAAaagtgtaagtatattattactgATGTATTTTAACAGAAATTAAATTGCACTTCCCCAGAATTAGGtaacattatttcaatataaaatttaaagtgaaaaacaaaattaaatacaattacattaaattaatacattgttCTAATTTTTAAGGTAATGGTAGTACCTTCATATCAAGATGGCAAAACAGATGAATACTTTAACCTTAATGTAGAAGATGACATTGATCCCGTAAATACAAGGAAAGCAGGTGAATGACTTATAATCATACACCCGGATCGAGACAAGTCACAATCGCTCTAAAGCGTCACCAATTCTTAATAAtggcaaaaaaattaaatgaacaataatgattaaaattagTGAGTTTTGCCGAAAAATGCGTGTgtctacaaaatattgttttaaaatgaactttttaaatatttattcggcCTTATTCAAAATAGACATAGAGTCATTCTGAGTGATTATCATTTGGCATAAATTGTGTTTTGCTGATATATTGAAATGCTTAAAAGCTTCTATTGTTTTTTCAGGTGGTCAGCAGAGTAAAGAACGTCCATTAGTTGTGGTAGACATGAGAGAGTTTCGTTCCGATCTTCCGTCCTTACTTCATAAAAAAGGAATCAATATAGAACCTGTAACCATAACTGTAAGcagtacaaattaataaatggtATATCGCGGCATAAACAATTTGTTAATCTAATCTTCTTAAGCTGTTGTTAAAGACTTTACTTtagttaactatattttttccatgaatagaaaaaatctatatttacgTCCGAAATCAATATAAATCAAAACACGCCTAAAAGTGTTCACTAAATGGTCGGTGCATTTGAATAAACAGAATTGAATCGAAACCTATAATTATCAGAATTGAATCGAAACCTATAATTCTTTTTGAACAATCGATCCAAACATAACAATtttagtttattgaaatcagtCGTGATTTCCTATAAATACTGTTTGGACGAAGAAATATCGAATGCACGGATCAATTGGAACACAAAATACCTAAAATAGATATGACAATTGTGATCCAAGACATGTTACTAATTTCAGATCGATCGTGTTACGGTACAATACTATACCTAGGGTTACTTACCTTCCAGATAGGCGATTACATTCTAACGCCAGACATATGCGTAGAGAGGAAGTCTATATCTGACTTAATAGGGTCGTTGAATTCAGGGCGTCTTTACACGCAGTGCACGCAGATGTGCAGGAACTACAGCCGACCAATACTGCTCATCGAGTTTGATCAGAATAAACCGTTCAATTTGCAGGTACATATTAACGTGGATTTCTAAGGTGTAATTTTGTATGTATCAATTCATCGGTTTTGgacagtaatattttattcgtatacaactgttattacattaaatgtttcgattaatatgataaaatgtttgtattaatgTAACTGCATAGCCTTAAAAGTGATATCTAGgactacaatatttattaccaacTCGTTTAATGTGGTCAGTATACTCCCAAGAGTCCGGGTACGCGAATTGAAGATGTCGAACCCATTTTACAATTCAATAATGAAAACAGATACAAATtagcataaaacaaaattatttaaatctaattttaagagtttatagaatgtcaaatatattattataaataccattTCCTTTTTATAGGGTCATTTTGTGGTATCATCTGATATATCCGGGGCTGACATACAACAGAAATTGCAACTGCTGACTATCCATTTCCCAAGGCTCAAACTAGTCTGGTCACCCAGCCCCTACGCTACTGCCGAACTTTTTTACGAATTGAAGGTAATTTTACTGGCataattttattagcatttttataattaagtatataaaaaatgggCCTGCATTGACTCACATGACAGGTTAATTAactatatgttttaatttttttgatacGAACACGGCAAGGGTCActttgcatctgatggtaagtggagtggtccaGAGACTGTCGACTGACAAGGGGTGATGACCCCTCGGCAACCGATAAATTATGgcggcctgctggaaccggatataaccACACAGGCTCattctggaacgcgacacacgtgggcaactatggcggggctatttactataataataactgGGCAATTcagtatttattaaatgttgcattgtatatttatattggcataaataattcaaaactttGCCAATAGTAATAAGATTGTTCTTTTGATAcagaaaagtatatttatttcaaag carries:
- the LOC115445412 gene encoding DNA repair endonuclease XPF isoform X1, whose amino-acid sequence is MEAELEQIQNVVENATAIENKYPMLAYEKQIFVDSFEKDALVIMAKGLNYNIIVANLLWVYNNPSNLVLVLNSSDYEEKYFMNLFNVSTLPTIGADREKAYLEGGIQLVSTRILVVDLLKNRVPVSHITGIIVLRAHTVLESCQEAFALRLYRQNNKTGFIKAFSNSPISFTFGYHQVEKVMRALFVTELFLWPRFHGTIIKNLKGKQAQVVELNVPLSTNMSHIQSCLLDIMNYTVKQLKSINRTLDMQEITTENCLTKKFHKILQSQLDCVWHQLSTRTKEYIQDLKVLRSMIINLIHDDAVSFYALVSKYRTPEYAKVNSGWILLESAEQLFRLTRGRVFNQKNEFDPEPSPKWKCLSDLLVQEIPEEVKKKKDGNISTTNILILCQDNRTCSQLNHYLTMGASKYLFYTALRRDIIIKNLASKYKDLQDTIPSGEVKKERNVQTSVKTESNELEDNEDELNMDDINKPNYVLTLTQVATQGDVKKELDDSLFEPITQLDNLDITQIGAEKPVIFIQTFKENGDQYSLERTLETLRPAYIILYHCDVAAVRQIELYECRKKQDDPSTKVYFLIHDRTVEEQAYLTSLKREKQAFEMLIQTKSVMVVPSYQDGKTDEYFNLNVEDDIDPVNTRKAGGQQSKERPLVVVDMREFRSDLPSLLHKKGINIEPVTITIGDYILTPDICVERKSISDLIGSLNSGRLYTQCTQMCRNYSRPILLIEFDQNKPFNLQGHFVVSSDISGADIQQKLQLLTIHFPRLKLVWSPSPYATAELFYELKQGRKNPDVAEALALSGENTADDMHYERYNIQVHDFVQKLPGVTFKNITRIMNRGVSLDQLVTLTKEQLSAIVENKNEAESLYSILHLKAEPTDVNKNKTFGKKKFPGRFTKGKK
- the LOC115445412 gene encoding DNA repair endonuclease XPF isoform X2, with the protein product MYQPYQLLERTVSTHLIICTARIYFREKAYLEGGIQLVSTRILVVDLLKNRVPVSHITGIIVLRAHTVLESCQEAFALRLYRQNNKTGFIKAFSNSPISFTFGYHQVEKVMRALFVTELFLWPRFHGTIIKNLKGKQAQVVELNVPLSTNMSHIQSCLLDIMNYTVKQLKSINRTLDMQEITTENCLTKKFHKILQSQLDCVWHQLSTRTKEYIQDLKVLRSMIINLIHDDAVSFYALVSKYRTPEYAKVNSGWILLESAEQLFRLTRGRVFNQKNEFDPEPSPKWKCLSDLLVQEIPEEVKKKKDGNISTTNILILCQDNRTCSQLNHYLTMGASKYLFYTALRRDIIIKNLASKYKDLQDTIPSGEVKKERNVQTSVKTESNELEDNEDELNMDDINKPNYVLTLTQVATQGDVKKELDDSLFEPITQLDNLDITQIGAEKPVIFIQTFKENGDQYSLERTLETLRPAYIILYHCDVAAVRQIELYECRKKQDDPSTKVYFLIHDRTVEEQAYLTSLKREKQAFEMLIQTKSVMVVPSYQDGKTDEYFNLNVEDDIDPVNTRKAGGQQSKERPLVVVDMREFRSDLPSLLHKKGINIEPVTITIGDYILTPDICVERKSISDLIGSLNSGRLYTQCTQMCRNYSRPILLIEFDQNKPFNLQGHFVVSSDISGADIQQKLQLLTIHFPRLKLVWSPSPYATAELFYELKQGRKNPDVAEALALSGENTADDMHYERYNIQVHDFVQKLPGVTFKNITRIMNRGVSLDQLVTLTKEQLSAIVENKNEAESLYSILHLKAEPTDVNKNKTFGKKKFPGRFTKGKK